A window of Clostridioides sp. ES-S-0010-02 genomic DNA:
AAGGAATCAATACAATCTTATGCTAAGCATCAGACATCTATGGTAATATTTTTATCAGTTCAAGAGATTGAGAAGGTTGTATCTAAATTATTAGAAGGCGGTTATCCAAAGGACACTCCTATAGCGGTTATATATAAAGCTACATGGGCAGATGAAAAAATAGTTAAAGGAACTTTAAATGATATAGCTGTAAAAGTTAAAGAAAATAACATAAATAAAACTGCTTTAATAATGGTAGGTAGATTTTTAGGAGAAGAATATAATAACTCAAAGTTATATGATAAGGATTTTAAACATGAGTATAGAGGGTAATATCGCTATAATTTGTATTACTGAAAACGGAAAAAACTTAGCTAGAAAGATAGAATCTTTAGTGGACAATTGTGTTGTATATCAAATAAAAAATAAAAAAGGTACTTTAGATATTAGTCAGGAAGATTCTGTACAAATAATACAAAAAAAACTAAGTGATTTTGTAGGAGAGGTATTTAATAAATTTGAGTACATAATATTTATAATGGCGACAGGGATAGTTGTACGAAGTATAGCACCATATATAACAAGCAAGTTTAGTGACCCTGCAATTCTAGTGATAGATGAGAAAGGACAAAATGTAATAAGTTTATTGAGTGGACATATTGGAGGAGCAAATAGTTTAACGCATTATATAAGTAGTCTTATCAATGCGAATCCAGTAATAACAACAGCTACTGATGTAAACCAAAAAGCTTCTTTAGATATGATAGCAAAAAAATTAAATGCTTATATTGATAACTTTAGAGAAAATGTAAAAGAAGTAAATTCTATGTTAGTAAATGGTAAATGTGTTGGTTTGTATGTTGAGGAAGGTTATCAAGTTGACACTAGAGGATTTAAGCTTATAAAAAGTAGTAAAGGATTAAAAGATAGTTTTTTAAATAAAGATATAGAAAAGATAGTTATAGTAAGCAACAAGATAAATTTTACTAAAGATATAGAAAGTTTAGATGTGGATAATAACTTTACACATAATTATTACAGAGAAAAAATAATAAAAGTGATTCCAAAAGATATAGTTATAGGGATTGGGTGTAGAAGATACACAGATAGTAAGTTGATGTTTGATTCTTTACTAGAATTTTTTGAGGTACAAAATATAGATATTAAAGCTGTAAAAATCATTGGAAGTATAGACCTAAAAAAAGATGAAAAGGCAATCATTGATTTAGCAAAAAAGCTAAAAGCGCCATTTAAGACATTTTCAATAGATGAAATATCCAAAGTTGATGATATGTTTGATAAATCCGATTTTGTGAAAAAAAATGTAGGTGTATATTCAGTAGCAGAACCTGTAGCATATCTTTTAAGTAAAGGAAACTTAATAGTTGAAAAACACAAATATAAAGGAATAACTTTTTCGGTAGGGAGAATAAAAATATGATATATGTTGTAGGAATTGGACCAGGAAATAAAGATACTATGACTTTAGAGGCGATAAAAGCGATAGAGGACTCTGAGGCTATTGTTGGGTATAAGACTTATATAAATTTAATAGAAGAATTTATAAGTGATAAAGAAATAATTCAAAATGGTATGAGACAAGAAGTTGACAGATGTAAACAAGCAGTAGAAGAAGCGAAAAAAGGGAAAAAAGTAGCAGTTATAAGTAGTGGAGATGCTGGTATATACGGAATGGCAGGACTTATTTTAGAATTAATATCTAAGGAAAGTGAAGACATAAGAGTTAAAGTAATTCCAGGTGTTACTGCTAGTATTGGTGCAGCAGCTATACTTGGAGCACCTATTATGCATGATTTCTGTCATATAAGTTTAAGTGATTTAATGACTCCATGGGAAGTAATTGAAAAAAGATTAAAGTTAGCTGCAGAAGCTGATTTTGTAATATGCCTGTATAATCCAAGAAGTAAGGGAAGAAGTGAACATCTAAGTAAAGCATTTAAAATAATGGGAGAGTTTAAATATGGAAATACACCTGTTGGAGTGGTCAAAGATGTAGGTAGAGAAAAAGAAACTAAGTT
This region includes:
- the cbiG gene encoding cobalt-precorrin 5A hydrolase, translating into MSIEGNIAIICITENGKNLARKIESLVDNCVVYQIKNKKGTLDISQEDSVQIIQKKLSDFVGEVFNKFEYIIFIMATGIVVRSIAPYITSKFSDPAILVIDEKGQNVISLLSGHIGGANSLTHYISSLINANPVITTATDVNQKASLDMIAKKLNAYIDNFRENVKEVNSMLVNGKCVGLYVEEGYQVDTRGFKLIKSSKGLKDSFLNKDIEKIVIVSNKINFTKDIESLDVDNNFTHNYYREKIIKVIPKDIVIGIGCRRYTDSKLMFDSLLEFFEVQNIDIKAVKIIGSIDLKKDEKAIIDLAKKLKAPFKTFSIDEISKVDDMFDKSDFVKKNVGVYSVAEPVAYLLSKGNLIVEKHKYKGITFSVGRIKI
- the cobJ gene encoding precorrin-3B C(17)-methyltransferase, coding for MIYVVGIGPGNKDTMTLEAIKAIEDSEAIVGYKTYINLIEEFISDKEIIQNGMRQEVDRCKQAVEEAKKGKKVAVISSGDAGIYGMAGLILELISKESEDIRVKVIPGVTASIGAAAILGAPIMHDFCHISLSDLMTPWEVIEKRLKLAAEADFVICLYNPRSKGRSEHLSKAFKIMGEFKYGNTPVGVVKDVGREKETKFICTFENMDFEKVDMTTMVIIGNKSTYIDGELMITPRGYTV